Proteins from a genomic interval of Caulobacter sp. NIBR1757:
- a CDS encoding sulfotransferase, with translation MSALPNLVIIGAMKCGTTSLHQYLDVHPDIGMSDPKEVNFFSGEASDRPLDWYKSLFDPSKAVRGEASQSYSKAHLPIYAGAPERMAEIIPDAKLIYLVRDPIKRYSSHLLDNIYNEHRSTVSWALETDHYIKTGSYHFQLSFFLKHYSMDQIMVVDLEDLKAHRLDTMNKIVDFLGVKPFEDGSAFDFVANVATEKLVPHRWKYSRLARLGQRIAPGLTDQILDSRLLRETLLPHGKKAILSDEDKARLAERFRPDVDALRTLLGRDFKTWSV, from the coding sequence ATGAGCGCCCTGCCCAACCTCGTCATTATCGGCGCCATGAAGTGCGGAACGACGAGCCTGCATCAATATCTGGATGTGCATCCAGATATCGGGATGTCAGACCCCAAGGAGGTCAACTTCTTCTCCGGAGAGGCCTCGGACCGGCCGCTCGATTGGTACAAGAGCCTGTTCGACCCCTCCAAAGCCGTTCGGGGGGAAGCGTCGCAGAGCTACAGCAAGGCTCACCTGCCCATCTACGCCGGCGCGCCCGAGCGCATGGCCGAGATCATTCCGGATGCCAAGCTGATCTACCTGGTCCGGGATCCGATCAAGCGGTATTCGTCGCACCTGCTGGACAACATCTATAACGAACACAGGTCGACGGTGTCCTGGGCCCTGGAAACCGATCACTACATCAAGACCGGATCATACCATTTTCAGCTCAGCTTTTTTCTGAAGCATTACTCGATGGATCAAATCATGGTCGTCGATCTCGAGGATCTGAAGGCTCACCGCCTGGACACAATGAACAAGATCGTCGACTTCCTCGGGGTCAAACCCTTTGAGGACGGCTCTGCGTTCGATTTCGTCGCCAATGTGGCGACGGAGAAACTTGTTCCGCATCGGTGGAAGTATAGTCGGCTGGCCCGCCTGGGCCAACGGATCGCACCCGGGTTGACCGACCAGATCCTGGATTCGCGCCTTCTGCGGGAAACCCTTCTGCCCCATGGCAAGAAGGCGATCCTGTCCGATGAGGACAAGGCCAGGCTGGCCGAACGTTTCAGGCCAGACGTCGATGCGCTGAGGACCCTGC